DNA from Mustela nigripes isolate SB6536 chromosome 14, MUSNIG.SB6536, whole genome shotgun sequence:
TCCCAGCTCAGCCTTGACCATGGTTCCCTTGCCCATCTCAACTTTCCCTCTCTTCACACAAGAAGGaagaaccaggggcacctgggtggctcagtgggttaaagcctctgccttcggctcgggtcctgatcccggggtcctgggattgagccccgcgtcgggatctctgctcagcggggagcctccttcccttcctctctctctgcttgcctctctgcctacttgtgatctctgtctgtcaaataaataaataaaatctttaaaaaaaaattctttaaaaaaaagaaggaagaatcatTTGCTTCAGAGCAAGAACATCGGCTGACTACCTTGGGGACCATAATAAAAACGATGAGTGGGAGCAGATTTCTACAACCCCAAGAGCAGCAGCCTTTCCACCTTCCTCTTACCATAACTCTGAGGTAACTGTGCTGGGGACGGGGGGCAGGGGGCTCCTAGGTGACACGGGGTCCTCTGGGGCCCAGGGGATGGGGAGAGTCCAGGTCTGCAGCTACAAGAATGAACCAGGCACCGTGTTAAGTGCTGTAATATGCAAGATATTTCATAGCGACGCTAGGAGGCTCTGTTCTTATCCCCACTTGCCAAGGCTTCTAGAGATGAACCAGCCCATGATTGTGTAGGAAGCAAGGAACCACCAAGACGGAACCTGGCATTCCGAGTCACTCACGGTCAAGTTACGAGCATGGGTCACGACCGTGACCTGATGCAATTCCAGTCAGATTATAAATTCCAGGGGTCAGAGACACTGTCTCCCTAGCACCTAACGCACAGCCGGGTATCACAGCTCCCAGTAATTTTTACTCAATAAACACTTATCAGATGTCATGTGACCAGAGCCTACTCTCCTAGACAACCCACGCCCCCTCACCTGACCCCACCAACGTGGAACAATATGGGACAGATGAACACATTCAGAAGAATATGCTGCTGGGGCGCCCGGGGGCTCCGCGAGCTAAGCAAGCGTCCATCTCtaggtttcggctcaggttgtgctctcagggccctgggatcgagccccacgtccagctccccactcagcggggagtttccttgtctccctctccctccgcccctccccaccccctgttcatgtgctctctttcttaaaaaagaaaaaaaatatatatatatatatacatatgtttgtatatatgtttatataaatatatacacatacatatgtgtatatatatacacacacacacacataatattaCTGAAATCTCCAATACCTGGGCCCTTGGGAATTCTAGTCATTTGGCTCTGGCCTCCCTTTCTCTGGGACAGTAGAAAGAGGGTCTAGTTGAGGCAGGTTGAAGGaatgataaggaaaatgaaagaggttttttttctctcccctgctTTGTCATTGCCAAATCTCTGGAGTTGAAGCTACTAGAGCTGAAGAAGCCCAGAGGCTCTAACCTCCACAGGCAGACAAAGCTGAGGCCTCATTGAGACAAAGGCAGGTGCTGCCGTTCGGGCAAAGGGGCCATGTCTGGGACCCTCTGACCACAGGGGCCATGTCTGGGACCCTCTGACTGCCCGGTCGGACCCCTTGGGCATCAGCGGGGGCGGCTCCTCCCACTGGAGTCATCCGCGGGGAGACTGAGGACCTGCTTACCCCCACCGCAGGCCTGGATGAAGAAGAGCTTGGGCTTCCCTCCCAAGCTGGGGCAGCCGGCTCCATTGAAGATGTTCACAATTCTCTCGATGGCCACAGGACATCCGTCCGTGCCATAAACAGCCCCTGGGAACTGGAGGTGGCTGGCCTAGGAGACCAAGAATCCTGGTTACAAAACCAAAGAGCCGGGGTAAGAATCCAACACACTCTCCAGTGGCTTTGTGGGGCCAAGCGTTTAGAAGGTCCCAGCAAGGGGCACAAGCCTGACTCAGACAGAGGTTGGTTCTGGATGGGTCCAGCCAATCTACCTTCCGGAGGTCTCTGACTCACGTGCCTAAAACCGCCTAACTGGAGAGTGCAGCCAGCTTCTTCTAGATCGGTGTTCCTCAAactgtggtccctggaccagtgGCATCAGCATCACCCAGGAACCCATAAGGCTTCCTGAGTCCTGGGCTCCCCCAGACCAAACTCAAAACGTTGGTGGTGTGGACCAGCAATATGGTCTTTCAGGAGCCTCTGATGCAGCTGAGcactgagaaccactgttctgtTCTTCTCAGACTTTCTGCATGTGGGGTCCTGTCAAAGTGCAGGCTCTCCATGAAGAGGTCTGGGCCAGGCCTGAGAGTCTAATTTCTCTTGAGTTCCTGGTGAAGACCGTGCTGTTGGTCTGGGGCTCACACCACGAATGAAAAGGGGGCAGTCCCTGCCCAGCTACAGGCCGGAGTTTCGCTCTGTGAGGATGTGGCCTAGTAAGGCCAGACCACTGTGGTTTTCCTCTCTCTATGACAAAGTTCCCAATTTTGAAAACACGATGCAACCCTCTGCGGGACTACAGGCCTCCTTTCTGATCTGTCCAACCCTCACATGAAAAGATGAGTGAGGGACCTGAGGCCCAGGCACGGAGAGGGGCCGGGCCACAATGACCCAGCACATTAATGGCCAAGCCCAGAGTGGATCCCAGCGTCCGGACACCCAGCAAAGGACCTGGGACCACGGCGAGCAGGAcggagggaggagctgggagctCCTGTGTGCTATGCCCAGCCCTGAACGAAATCCAGGGTGGGAGCTCTGGTGAGCAgaacctccttccccctctctcccagaTGGCTTCTCCCAGGAACACAGCACCCTCCCCGACGAGATTTCAACTCCTCAGAAGGCCAGATGGCTCCCAGGAAGCCAACGGGGGAAAGACAGGGCCCCGTAGCTCTTCCCACAAAGCCGGGACCCAGGAAAGACCGGGGCTCTGTCATGGCCTCTCAGCTCAGCAATTCGGGGGTCACTGCCCAAGGAGCCAGCACCTCTACCTGACAGCCGTGGGAGAGGACGACCACCACGCAGCAGTCCAGGGCGCTGTGGTCCCGCCGTGCCAGCTCCACCAAAGCCTGGACCATTTGCTACAAGAGAAGGTGGCAGATAAGGCAGAGCACGGACGGATCGGGTCCCCATGCTGGGCCCACCTGGGCAGAGCACTTCCCCTGCTCCCGTGGCCAACACTGCCGTAAGGACCACCCTGACAGTGACAAGAGCCACCGTTCCTGGCGATAAGGTACTGGGCTCCAGCACAGCTCATTCACTCCTCACAGTGACCCGAGGAGGGGATCCCCTTCCTGCTGTCTGGACGAGGAAGCTAAAGTCCAGGAGACACAGGGGAGGACCCATCTTCAACCAGGTCGCCCGGAGGCTGCGACCCGACCTGGGAGCCCCCGGAGCCACGCTGCCCCTGCTGGGTGCTCCAGTCTTCAGGGCTCATCTCGGGGAGTCGCTGGGCTTCATCGGGTGGGTCTCGGgaccctgccccaccctgcccctcctctccccgtGGACCTCGACCCTACCTTGGCCGTCAGGTCGCACTTCACCTCCACCATGAAATGCAGCAAGTGGAAGCGTTGACGCAGCTTCTCACAGTCGATGTTGGAGCCGGTGCGGGCCGTGAGCCTCGACTCCAGGCAGAAGTTCACATTGTTGATGATCAGGCAGTGGCCGCAGGGGTCAGCGTTCAGGGCGTAGGCCTGCCCAAGCACAGGGACCAGTATCAGCAGGGCACTCGCTGCCCCCGTCAGGAGAGAAGGCGAGCCCCTGGTTTTCATGTATTCTGGAGAGAGGGGACGGGAGAGGGGTCTGCCCGCCCTCTGACAGGGCAGCAGCGTCTACACCGGGCATTCTGGGGCAAAAGCACACAGACTGCAACCCAGACAGGCATGAGCGTGTGCGGGAGGGCACACGAGAGCGAACCTGGGAGAGAAGACAGTTCCCACAGCAGCACTCAGCTAAGAAATCCAACACCCAGAGGCATTCTCCCTAAAAGGATCGGACAGACTGTCCATCCAGGGGAGCCCCCGAGAACCGCGTGGGTGGCCCCTGCAGCAGACAGACCCGTGGCCCGGCCAGCCCTCAGGACGGACACCACTTCCCAGCCAGGCTCCCCGGGGCCCCAGGAATCCTCCCTCACAGCAGCCCGTCCTTTTTTTCACAGTCCTTAACACCATTTAGACTGAGGTTATTTCTTTGTGTACGTGGCCTCTGCTAGGCTGACGGTCTAGCACAAGGACTAGAAACACAAGGGGTCCACTCCCAGGATCGCGGCATGGAGCCCAGGACCGGCACGCAGGACTCACACAACAAGTGCTGTGAGTGAGAGTGACTCGGTCGCACAGCCGATTCTGAGAGCCGCCTCACGTGCGGTCTGAGCCCCCCGACTTCACAGTcaagggaagagcagggaggcTTGGACAGTCGGCTCCGGGAAGAGCTGTGCCAGCGTCGGGAAGCTGTAGAGGACCTGGGACCCTCCCGCCAGCTGAGCTTGGTTCCCTGGGCTCCCGGAACAGCTGCAGAGGGAAGGACCTGGGATGTGTAGAGCAGAAGAGCCCAAAGCCAAGGCAGCTGGCTCCAGGTCACAAGAAGACTCACCAAATCAGCATTTTGCTTGGAAATCTCCGGAGcacctggagagagagagaagacatgaaTGGCTGGCCCAACAGGGGCGGGGCAAGGGTCTCTGAGTATAAAAGAGCAAGAATTGGGGGAACATCAGGCAGTGCTAGTGGGAGACCAGGGGCATGGCCACCTTGCAGAACAGCTCAGAAGTCTCCAGGGAGGTTGAACACACACCTACCCTCTGAccagcaattccattcccagGTCACAAGAGAAATGAGTGCGTGAGCAGAAAACAACTGGGCTGTGGATGATCACTGAagcctcattcctttttttccttaaacattctatttatttattggagagacagagggcaCGCGCGTGCACAGCGGGGAGGaggaacagtgggagagggaaagcgaggagcagactccccgccgagtgcagagcccaatgcagggctcaatcccagaaccccaagatcatgatcgaAGCTGAagtaagatgcttaaccgacggagccacccaggcaaccccactgaagcattacttttttttttttttaagattttatttatttgacagagagagagagagggatcacaagtaggcagagaggcaagcagagggagagggagacgcaggctccccactgaggagagagcccagtgcaaaatttgatcccaggactctggaatcatgacctgagctgaaggcagatgtttaaccaagtgagccacccaggcgcccctaaagcccTGTAGTCTTAATGCCCAGAACTAGAAACAATACAAATGTTCCTCAACAAGTTGATGGATAAACAATTTAGGAAAAAAGCCATACATGGGAATGCTCCACAGCCTAAAAGGAACAAGGTACAGACACGTACAACGCTGTGTTGTTAAGCCAAGGAAAGGAGACAGACGAGTACACATGACGTGATTCCATTCACATGAGATTCTAAAACAGAAAGGCATAGGGAAAGCTCTAGGAGAGTGGACACTTCCTTCTGTAGAACCCATGGAGCCCAGCACCCAGAAAGTCCTCAGCAAGTATTTACAGAATGAATATATGAGTAAAGGTGATGATTTTTCCTTCAGTGTCAAatgagttttcattttgattagcAAGAAGAGCACTGACCACCAGCCTGTAAGGTAGTAGggtttttctacttcttcttcttcttctttttttctaaggatcctgggatcatgacctgagccgaaggcagaggctttaacctactgagccacccaggtgccccagatttttcttcttcttaaacaAAGAGAACTTGGTGGCTATCTCTGAGTTGCTGTGCAAGGTGAGAGGTCCTGGAGCCTATTCGCGTGATCCCACAGTTGTGCCATTCATTGCTCACAGACGGCTGGGGCCCCTCGCTGGGAACTATTCTCTCAAGAGTTTTAAAGCCATGCCAGAAAAGCATTCACGTCCACCTGGGCAGAGCACTTCCCCTGATCCCGTGGCCAACACTGCCATAAGGACCACCCTGACAGTCACAAGAGCCACCGTTCCTGGCAATAAGGTGCTGGGCTCGGGCACGGCTCATTCACTCCTCACAGTGACCCGAGGAGGGGATCCCCTTCCTGCTGTCTGGACGAGGAAGCTAAAGTCCAGGAGACACAGGGGAGGACCCGTCTTCAACCAGGTTGCCCGGAGGCTGCGACTCCTTCAAATGATTCCTCCTTCAAATGCAAAGCCAACACATGACTTCAAGAAACatgagaaatcaaggaaataggaCACCACCAAAGGAGTACAATAATTTTCCAGAAACTGTCCCCTGAGAATAGAAACCTGCAATGTGcctgacaaagaattcaaaatcacAGTCTTGAGGAAGCTCAGTAAGCTACAAGAGTACACACAAAGACAATTCaacatcatcaggaaaataacacatgaacaaaagagatagaaatcattaaaaaagaaccaaacaggggcgcctgggtggctcagtgggttaagccgctgccttcggctcaggtcatgatctcagggtcctgggatcgagtcccgcatcgggctctctgctcagcagggagcctgtttccctctctctctctgcctgcctctccatctacttgtgatttctctctgtcaaataaataaataaaaaatcttaaaaaaaaaaaaaaaaaaaagaaccgaaCAGAAATTCTAGAGCCGAAGGATGCCatgaatcaaattaaaaatgcaacagaGCATCAGTATCAGACTCGATcctgcagaagaaagaatctgcGATGTAGAAGACAAGTCTTTTGAAATTGTcatcagagaacaaagagaaaagaacaaaaaagatgaagaaagccTACATGAACTCTGGGTTATCTTGAAAAGAAACGTCTATGCAGTATCGGGGtcccagaagaaggaagagagggagaaaggggcagcaagcttatttagaaaaataatggctgagaacttcCCACACCTGGGGAGAGATCTGGATATCCAAGCTCACTAACCTCATAGGTCCAACTACCCACCAACCACTCTCTTGGTACTCACATACATCACTGAATCGTCCAGAGCCACTGTCCACTGGCCTGGGCATCTCTGGTCTGAGAACCTCTGGCCTGAGCTTGGCTGGCCAGAGCTGCTCAGGCCCCAGCACCACTGGAGCAAGTTTTCCGGGAGTCGCCTTTGATGGACCTTGCTTCCCTCTGAGATCCTCTGGTGTGAGGCCCAATGCTCTAACCACCACAGGCATGGGGTCCTGTGGTCTGATGACCTCTGGATTCTGCTTTTCCGCTTGCCGAAGCGCTCTCAGGACTGAAGCCAGTTTGTTCTGGTCTGTGTCCTCTAAGCAGGAGATGAACAAAGGAAGGGCCTGACTCCCTCGGGTCTCTAGATCTATGACGAGCTGCCTGGCCTGATCGCTCCGAGACCCTGAGCCTGCATGCTGTTTGGAAAGAAAGACATGGCACTATTATCCACACAATGTCCTGTGACTCTCactttgtcccccccccccatttcccatCTAGCATAAGTCTAAACAATCTGGCATGTGCACAAAACTTCTGCATGCAGTTACACTGAGTGTGTGCCACATGCCAGCCTTTGCTTATCTATTCATTCAGTATTTTGGAGGCATCTCTGATGAGTCcaacattgtgctaagtgctgAAAATACAGCAGTGGCCAGTATCAATCCTCAAGAAGCAGTTATCTAGCGGGGGTTGCAAACACATGAATCAACAGTGACACAGCAAAGAGAGAAGTGTCAGGTAGGAAAGCACATGAGCCTAAGAGGGTCCAGGGGAATCCAACTCAGATTTGGGAAGCCAGGGAGGCCTCCAGTAGGGGATGTAAAGCTTTGCTGAGACCCCAGAGAACATTAGGAAGTGAAGAGTGAattcagagaaatgagaaatgtaaGCTGGAATGGGAGACAGTGGTGTGGGGTGAGGCCTTTGTGTGCGCACACCAAGAC
Protein-coding regions in this window:
- the CASP9 gene encoding caspase-9 isoform X2, which gives rise to MDEADRQILRRCRVQLVNELQVAPLWDVLLTRQLFTPAMIEDIQHAGSGSRSDQARQLVIDLETRGSQALPLFISCLEDTDQNKLASVLRALRQAEKQNPEVIRPQDPMPVVVRALGLTPEDLRGKQGPSKATPGKLAPVVLGPEQLWPAKLRPEVLRPEMPRPVDSGSGRFSDVCAPEISKQNADLAYALNADPCGHCLIINNVNFCLESRLTARTGSNIDCEKLRQRFHLLHFMVEVKCDLTAKQMVQALVELARRDHSALDCCVVVVLSHGCQASHLQFPGAVYGTDGCPVAIERIVNIFNGAGCPSLGGKPKLFFIQACGGEQKDHGFEVASASPEDRTPGSDHESDAVPFQEGPGPCDQPDAVSSLPTPSDIFVSYSTFPGFVSWRDTKSGSWYVETLDGVFEQWAHSEDLQTLLLRPRYGSSPSVHPQMRG
- the CASP9 gene encoding caspase-9 isoform X1 translates to MDEADRQILRRCRVQLVNELQVAPLWDVLLTRQLFTPAMIEDIQHAGSGSRSDQARQLVIDLETRGSQALPLFISCLEDTDQNKLASVLRALRQAEKQNPEVIRPQDPMPVVVRALGLTPEDLRGKQGPSKATPGKLAPVVLGPEQLWPAKLRPEVLRPEMPRPVDSGSGRFSDVCAPEISKQNADLAYALNADPCGHCLIINNVNFCLESRLTARTGSNIDCEKLRQRFHLLHFMVEVKCDLTAKQMVQALVELARRDHSALDCCVVVVLSHGCQASHLQFPGAVYGTDGCPVAIERIVNIFNGAGCPSLGGKPKLFFIQACGGEQKDHGFEVASASPEDRTPGSDHESDAVPFQEGPGPCDQPDAVSSLPTPSDIFVSYSTFPGFVSWRDTKSGSWYVETLDGVFEQWAHSEDLQTLLLRVANAVSQKGIYKQIPGCFNFLRKKLFFKV